In Wolinella succinogenes DSM 1740, a single genomic region encodes these proteins:
- a CDS encoding DUF2325 domain-containing protein → MSVLVVGGDEITPIKAVLENLGCKDITHWDGRRESINRKNIPQNTECLVLLTNFLNHNTMKKFRGEAKKRNIPVVCSKRSVSCLYCEYCKIFGEAAAKNCPLNSFE, encoded by the coding sequence ATGTCGGTTTTAGTCGTCGGGGGAGATGAGATAACCCCCATCAAAGCGGTCTTAGAAAATCTAGGATGCAAGGATATCACGCACTGGGATGGTCGCAGAGAGAGCATCAATCGCAAGAACATTCCTCAAAACACCGAATGTCTCGTGCTTTTGACCAATTTTCTCAACCACAACACCATGAAAAAGTTTCGCGGCGAAGCCAAGAAGCGAAACATTCCCGTGGTCTGCTCCAAGCGTAGCGTGAGCTGCCTCTACTGTGAGTATTGCAAAATTTTCGGCGAGGCAGCCGCGAAAAACTGCCCCTTGAATTCTTTTGAATAA
- a CDS encoding NAD(P)/FAD-dependent oxidoreductase: protein MYDVAIIGGGPAGLSAALTLASTQGAKGWNPLHILVIDNQKSDLLKAELHNVPFLPKGISGKEALEKLSSQLLGYTNTQLTTDEVVKISGEKGSFCLEGAHQKYEAKYVIIATGAHGFSLQGTKAQAIPHTKMPREGMVALELQERNLIQEGIYAAGLLAGETTMFACASGSGVESACAILSDMQGKVTIIHDMPGSRA from the coding sequence ATGTATGACGTAGCTATCATCGGCGGCGGTCCTGCGGGACTTAGCGCCGCTTTAACCCTCGCCTCCACTCAGGGAGCCAAAGGATGGAATCCTCTCCATATCCTTGTGATTGACAATCAAAAATCAGATCTGCTTAAAGCCGAGCTTCACAATGTTCCCTTTCTTCCTAAGGGAATCTCAGGCAAAGAGGCGCTAGAGAAGCTTTCTTCACAGCTTCTTGGCTACACCAACACCCAACTCACGACAGATGAAGTGGTCAAAATCTCTGGGGAGAAGGGAAGTTTTTGCCTAGAGGGCGCTCACCAAAAATATGAAGCCAAATATGTGATCATCGCTACAGGAGCGCATGGTTTCTCTCTTCAAGGAACCAAAGCCCAAGCCATCCCTCACACCAAAATGCCGCGCGAGGGGATGGTGGCACTAGAGCTTCAGGAGCGCAACCTCATCCAAGAGGGAATCTACGCTGCGGGGCTGCTAGCGGGAGAGACGACTATGTTTGCGTGCGCTTCAGGCTCAGGAGTGGAGAGTGCGTGCGCGATTCTTAGCGATATGCAGGGCAAAGTGACGATCATCCACGATATGCCCGGGTCAAGAGCGTAA
- a CDS encoding sensor histidine kinase: protein MALGSKELSLYQSLLELSREPILLFSLQKGGRFRSLWWLNGAARERFGESEISKRHGADLFETLVGKRYEKGSTSKEGVRIEEILLGSEHYLAIFLAPWALEGEEEEHRRLLEQNKMAKMGEMIGAIAHQWRQPLSSIKLLAQDLLEAYRFNELTLEYLTGIKSDVSRHVDYLAETIEDFRNFYKADREKKPLELGRTIKEAIKIAEAQIQLSLIKVNLEIPPEEVWVMGYLNELKQVFLSLLSNSRDALLAKARQEGAFEMEIKISLEIDSTGTRVIFWDNGEGVKEGDEERIFERFYSSRSEQGGTGIGLYLARKILQKSFGASISLAHSRQPTIFELFFPLRS from the coding sequence ATGGCTTTAGGCTCCAAAGAGCTTTCGCTTTACCAATCGCTATTAGAACTCTCTAGAGAGCCGATTCTCCTCTTCTCTTTGCAAAAAGGAGGACGCTTTCGCTCTCTTTGGTGGCTCAATGGGGCGGCTAGAGAGCGCTTTGGGGAGAGTGAAATCTCAAAGAGGCATGGAGCGGATCTCTTTGAGACACTGGTGGGAAAGCGCTATGAGAAGGGCAGCACTTCAAAAGAGGGGGTGAGAATCGAGGAGATTCTTTTGGGGAGTGAGCACTACTTGGCGATCTTTCTAGCACCTTGGGCGCTGGAAGGCGAAGAAGAGGAGCATCGAAGGCTTTTAGAGCAGAATAAGATGGCCAAAATGGGAGAGATGATTGGAGCGATTGCTCACCAATGGCGTCAACCCCTAAGCTCCATCAAGCTTCTAGCCCAAGACCTTTTGGAGGCGTATCGATTCAACGAGCTCACGCTGGAGTATCTCACGGGAATCAAGAGTGATGTTTCAAGGCATGTGGATTACTTGGCTGAGACGATTGAAGATTTCAGAAATTTCTACAAAGCCGACCGAGAGAAGAAGCCCCTAGAGCTTGGCAGAACCATCAAGGAGGCGATCAAAATCGCCGAGGCGCAAATTCAGCTCTCGCTCATCAAGGTGAATTTAGAGATTCCTCCTGAGGAGGTTTGGGTGATGGGTTACCTCAATGAACTCAAACAGGTCTTTTTGAGTCTGCTCTCTAACTCGCGCGATGCGTTGCTGGCCAAGGCAAGGCAAGAAGGGGCGTTTGAGATGGAGATCAAAATATCTCTTGAGATTGATTCGACAGGGACTAGGGTGATTTTTTGGGATAATGGCGAAGGGGTGAAAGAGGGGGATGAGGAGAGGATTTTTGAGCGATTCTATTCTAGCCGAAGCGAGCAGGGAGGGACGGGGATTGGACTCTATTTGGCGAGGAAGATTCTCCAAAAGAGTTTTGGCGCCTCCATCTCTCTAGCTCACTCACGCCAGCCGACGATTTTTGAACTCTTTTTCCCTTTACGCTCTTGA
- a CDS encoding response regulator transcription factor yields the protein MVDNDILDGLKNALILVVEDDNDLRLAIERPLKRRCKALYSASSGKEGLKLFREKRPHIVITDINLPELSGLDMAKEIRALSSEVAIIIITAFGNEENLIRSYNIGACSLLKKPIDLDELFMILLSNAKKTLDKGFIEINEEFSYNPENQTLYHQGKSVELTKKETKILDLLIKNKGNPVPYDEFQSRIWGATPMTLDALRMHINSIRKKSFQEIVKNFSGVGYRFCRTLSD from the coding sequence ATGGTGGATAATGACATTCTCGATGGGCTCAAAAATGCCCTCATCCTTGTGGTGGAGGACGACAACGATTTGCGCTTGGCAATTGAGCGACCCCTGAAGCGCCGATGCAAGGCTCTCTATAGCGCATCAAGCGGAAAAGAGGGGCTCAAGCTCTTCCGCGAAAAGCGCCCCCATATCGTCATCACAGATATCAATCTTCCTGAGCTTAGCGGTTTGGATATGGCCAAAGAGATTCGAGCCCTCTCCTCTGAGGTGGCGATTATCATCATCACCGCCTTTGGAAACGAAGAGAATCTCATTCGCTCCTACAACATCGGCGCCTGCTCACTCCTTAAAAAACCTATTGATTTGGATGAGCTCTTCATGATTCTCCTCTCCAATGCTAAAAAAACGCTCGATAAAGGATTCATTGAGATCAATGAGGAGTTCTCCTACAATCCTGAGAATCAGACCCTCTACCATCAGGGCAAAAGCGTAGAGCTCACCAAAAAAGAGACCAAGATTCTTGATCTGCTCATCAAAAACAAGGGCAATCCCGTCCCTTATGATGAGTTCCAAAGTCGCATCTGGGGGGCCACTCCCATGACACTGGATGCGCTTAGGATGCACATCAACAGTATCCGCAAAAAGAGCTTTCAAGAGATTGTCAAAAATTTCTCAGGCGTGGGGTATCGATTCTGCCGAACGCTTAGCGATTAA
- a CDS encoding aminotransferase class I/II-fold pyridoxal phosphate-dependent enzyme produces the protein MYEKELAALESSHRLRRRVLWDERLVDFASNDYLGLSSKSNLLELAHKRVKKLSHHSPKASLLVNGYSPLHAEFEEILCYFNGFESGLLLGSGFLANLALIESLVRPKDILFMDSDYHASGKLAAKLLGDRVIFFDHNDPNHLLELIEKHRPQGRMIIAIEGIYSMSGAVAKKEFAQIADFYGALLIVDEAHSSGTLGDHLLGYFDYHALPRAPHYVKMGTLSKAYASYGAYILASKEIISFLENRAKSVIYTTALSLLDTALALENFLYIQEHKERLSQKLQERQDIASSMLGVTLSSPILAYPIPSTPRLLEVAKKLEAAGYLVGAIRKPTVETPILRVILRCSNKKSQVTHLCEKILEYSERES, from the coding sequence ATGTATGAGAAAGAGTTAGCGGCGCTAGAATCCTCGCATCGATTGCGCCGACGCGTGCTTTGGGATGAGAGGCTGGTTGATTTTGCCTCCAATGACTATCTGGGGCTCTCCTCCAAATCAAACCTGCTTGAGCTAGCCCACAAACGAGTCAAAAAACTCTCCCATCACTCCCCTAAGGCCTCCCTGCTTGTCAATGGCTACTCTCCTCTTCATGCTGAATTTGAAGAGATTCTTTGCTATTTCAATGGTTTTGAGTCGGGGTTATTGCTGGGGAGCGGATTCTTGGCCAATCTCGCCCTCATCGAATCGCTCGTGCGCCCCAAAGATATTCTCTTCATGGATAGCGACTACCATGCCAGCGGAAAGCTCGCCGCTAAACTTCTTGGGGATAGGGTCATCTTTTTTGACCACAACGATCCCAATCATCTCCTAGAACTCATCGAAAAACACCGCCCCCAAGGACGCATGATCATCGCGATTGAGGGAATCTACTCTATGAGCGGAGCGGTTGCCAAAAAGGAGTTTGCCCAAATCGCCGACTTCTATGGGGCATTGCTCATCGTGGATGAGGCGCACAGTAGTGGCACGCTGGGCGACCATCTCCTTGGGTATTTCGACTATCACGCCCTGCCTAGAGCGCCCCACTATGTCAAAATGGGCACCCTCAGCAAAGCCTACGCCAGCTATGGCGCCTACATCCTCGCCTCCAAGGAGATCATCTCCTTTCTAGAGAATCGTGCTAAAAGCGTCATCTACACCACCGCGCTCTCGCTCCTTGACACCGCCTTGGCGCTAGAGAATTTCCTCTACATCCAAGAGCACAAAGAGCGCCTCTCTCAAAAGCTCCAAGAGCGCCAAGATATTGCCTCTTCGATGCTCGGAGTGACGCTCTCTTCCCCGATTCTTGCCTATCCCATCCCAAGCACCCCGCGCCTCCTTGAAGTGGCCAAAAAATTAGAGGCGGCGGGCTATTTGGTGGGGGCGATTCGCAAGCCGACCGTAGAGACCCCCATTCTTCGAGTCATCCTGCGATGCTCCAATAAAAAATCCCAAGTCACCCATCTGTGTGAAAAAATCCTAGAGTATTCAGAGAGAGAATCATGA
- a CDS encoding transglycosylase domain-containing protein, whose product MMKYLFALLVALFLGAAFMLARFYNDIRFEVDKIVHYESPMTTQILDRKGRLVANLFEHEFRFYSPFEEIPPRIIEALAAVEDTLFFEHGGINLDAISRAMIKNIKSGRYTEGGSTITQQLIKNVALSREKSLERKLKEALLAIRLETVLSKEEILERYLNHTYFGHGYYGIKAAARGYFKKDMDRLSLKEVAILVGLPRAPSFYDPTKNLEFSLGRANNILQRMHSLGWITDEELDLSIGEVPIVYNETLTQNIAPYVVDEVLKELRYIEDLKSGGYTIRLNIDLDYQEIAKEALTFGYEQIKARRKKDDSDTLNGAIVVLENRTGKILAMVGGVDYRKSTFNRATQSKRQPGSSFKPFIYQTALDLGYATNSPLADIARTYEYTANDEAKVWQPKNYGNTFSGIVPLKEALVKSLNLATINLVEEVGFERIYRKSLTYGFNNIPKNLSIALGSFGVSPLEMSRAYTLFSNYGTMMSPRLIESITDYRGKTLSFDLESKVITPPEQSFLMIDVMREAVNKGTGRRARVNGIEIAGKTGSTNENVDAWFCGFTPTIQTVIWYGRDDNTPIGHNETGGVAAAPAFSYFFEKLLKIEPGIKREFDVPRNVHRIIKDGELYYYTDTSKPKEEAPSMKEENLIF is encoded by the coding sequence ATCATGAAATATCTTTTCGCGCTCCTTGTCGCGCTCTTCCTTGGCGCCGCTTTCATGCTTGCCCGTTTTTACAACGATATTCGCTTTGAGGTGGACAAGATCGTCCACTACGAATCACCCATGACGACTCAAATTCTTGACCGAAAAGGGCGATTAGTCGCCAATCTTTTTGAACATGAGTTTCGATTCTATTCACCCTTTGAGGAGATTCCCCCTAGAATCATCGAAGCCCTAGCCGCCGTGGAGGACACCCTCTTTTTTGAACATGGAGGAATCAACCTTGATGCGATCTCTCGCGCCATGATCAAAAACATCAAAAGCGGTCGCTACACCGAAGGGGGGAGCACTATCACTCAACAGCTCATCAAAAATGTCGCCCTCTCGCGCGAAAAAAGCCTAGAGCGAAAGCTCAAAGAGGCGCTATTGGCCATTCGCCTTGAGACCGTTCTCTCCAAAGAGGAGATTTTGGAGCGCTATCTCAATCACACCTATTTTGGTCACGGCTACTATGGAATCAAAGCCGCCGCTAGAGGCTATTTCAAAAAAGATATGGATCGCCTAAGCCTTAAAGAGGTTGCGATTCTTGTCGGACTCCCCCGTGCACCCAGCTTCTATGATCCCACCAAAAATCTCGAATTCTCCCTAGGTCGCGCCAACAATATCCTCCAAAGGATGCACTCGCTAGGCTGGATCACCGATGAGGAGCTAGACCTATCTATTGGCGAGGTGCCCATCGTCTATAACGAAACACTCACCCAAAATATCGCCCCCTATGTCGTGGATGAGGTGCTCAAGGAGCTTCGCTACATCGAAGACCTTAAAAGCGGCGGCTACACGATTCGCCTCAACATCGACCTAGACTATCAAGAGATCGCCAAAGAGGCGCTCACCTTTGGCTATGAGCAGATCAAGGCGCGCCGCAAAAAGGATGACTCCGATACGCTCAATGGTGCTATCGTGGTGCTAGAAAATCGAACAGGCAAGATTCTCGCGATGGTCGGGGGCGTGGACTACCGTAAAAGCACCTTCAATCGCGCCACTCAATCCAAACGCCAGCCTGGAAGTAGCTTCAAGCCTTTCATCTACCAAACCGCACTCGATTTAGGCTATGCGACCAATTCGCCTCTAGCGGATATCGCTCGCACCTACGAATACACCGCCAATGATGAGGCCAAAGTATGGCAACCCAAAAACTACGGCAACACCTTTAGCGGAATCGTCCCCCTCAAAGAGGCACTCGTCAAGTCGCTCAACCTCGCCACCATCAACCTCGTGGAGGAGGTAGGCTTTGAGCGAATCTATCGCAAAAGCCTCACCTATGGCTTCAACAACATTCCCAAGAACCTCTCCATCGCCCTAGGAAGCTTTGGTGTCTCTCCCTTGGAGATGAGTCGTGCTTACACCCTCTTCTCCAATTATGGCACGATGATGTCGCCCCGCCTCATCGAGAGTATCACCGACTATCGCGGCAAAACCCTCTCCTTTGATCTAGAATCCAAAGTGATCACTCCACCCGAACAGAGCTTCTTGATGATTGATGTCATGAGGGAGGCGGTCAACAAGGGGACGGGTCGAAGAGCTCGCGTGAATGGAATCGAGATTGCAGGAAAAACAGGCTCGACTAACGAAAATGTGGACGCGTGGTTTTGCGGATTCACCCCAACAATCCAAACCGTCATCTGGTATGGCAGAGACGACAACACACCTATTGGCCACAACGAAACAGGAGGGGTTGCCGCAGCGCCCGCCTTCTCCTACTTTTTTGAGAAACTGCTAAAGATCGAACCGGGAATCAAGCGAGAGTTTGATGTGCCACGCAATGTCCATCGCATCATTAAAGATGGAGAGCTCTACTACTACACCGACACCTCCAAGCCCAAAGAGGAGGCGCCGAGTATGAAAGAGGAGAATCTAATCTTTTAG
- the carA gene encoding glutamine-hydrolyzing carbamoyl-phosphate synthase small subunit → MKKVYLYFANGLFLEAKSFGASGTSVGEIVFNTSMSGYQEIVTDPSYAGQFVTFTMPEIGIVGTNEQDMESRGAFCKGILVKRYNDTPSNFRSQESLSEFLERHGVMGITEIDTRYLTKMVRQEGAMMMVASTEVSQKEELQKILQSSPHIQEINYIDEVSTKEPYLHDKGFFDFEEMDYTKPQTKKKILAVDFGIKRNILNGLVQAGLLVEVIPNDFDPKSVIERYKQGEIGGVFLSNGPGDPAVLEKEVASIKELMSAGVPLFAICLGHQLLALAHGYPTYKLKFGHHGGNHPVKNLLSGEVEITAQNHNYSVPDEIEEIAEVTYRNLFDGTIEGLKYKEGVIYSVQHHPEASPGPKEASSIFKIFAKIACGERI, encoded by the coding sequence ATGAAAAAAGTCTATCTCTACTTCGCCAACGGTCTCTTTTTGGAGGCCAAGAGTTTTGGCGCCTCAGGCACGAGCGTGGGCGAAATCGTCTTTAACACCTCGATGAGCGGCTATCAGGAGATCGTCACTGACCCAAGCTATGCAGGGCAGTTTGTCACCTTCACGATGCCAGAGATCGGAATCGTTGGAACTAATGAGCAGGATATGGAGAGCAGGGGGGCATTTTGCAAGGGAATCTTGGTCAAGCGCTACAATGACACCCCTTCCAATTTCCGCTCTCAAGAATCGCTTTCAGAGTTTTTGGAGCGCCATGGCGTGATGGGAATCACCGAAATTGACACGCGCTATCTCACCAAGATGGTTCGCCAAGAGGGCGCGATGATGATGGTCGCCTCCACGGAAGTGAGCCAAAAGGAGGAGCTTCAAAAGATTCTTCAATCCTCCCCCCACATCCAAGAGATCAACTACATTGATGAGGTGAGCACCAAAGAGCCCTATCTTCACGACAAAGGATTCTTTGATTTTGAGGAGATGGACTACACCAAGCCCCAGACAAAAAAGAAGATTCTTGCAGTCGATTTTGGAATCAAGCGCAACATCCTCAACGGACTCGTTCAGGCAGGATTACTGGTGGAGGTGATTCCTAATGATTTTGATCCAAAGAGCGTGATTGAGCGTTATAAGCAGGGTGAAATCGGAGGCGTTTTCCTCTCCAATGGTCCGGGAGACCCTGCAGTTTTAGAAAAAGAGGTCGCCAGCATCAAAGAGCTCATGAGTGCGGGCGTGCCCCTCTTTGCAATCTGCTTGGGGCATCAGCTTCTAGCGCTTGCTCATGGCTATCCCACCTACAAGCTCAAATTTGGCCACCATGGCGGGAATCACCCCGTGAAGAATCTCTTAAGCGGAGAGGTCGAAATCACCGCGCAAAATCACAACTACTCTGTGCCTGATGAGATTGAAGAGATTGCCGAGGTCACCTATCGCAACCTTTTTGATGGCACCATCGAGGGGCTCAAATATAAAGAGGGCGTGATCTATTCCGTCCAGCACCACCCCGAAGCTTCCCCCGGCCCTAAAGAGGCCTCTTCTATCTTTAAAATCTTTGCCAAAATTGCCTGCGGAGAGAGAATCTAA
- a CDS encoding DUF507 family protein, giving the protein MKLRLPHAPYVANKIALDLVSSGYIELGSNMEKISQIAKHFLEENIKKEAALEEKVRLLLEANLEEIEFLRVDERQFFWMAKKKLAEEEGFILAKDDRYSHLSHQILDELIKEEVIDFGVSDTIIKNVIFKAIDGYVKIYESIEDVVIEKIENYKRKIIAGTEEYDMVFEKLYEEELKKRGFL; this is encoded by the coding sequence ATGAAGCTAAGACTCCCGCACGCTCCCTACGTTGCCAATAAAATCGCCTTAGACCTTGTCAGCTCTGGCTATATCGAGCTTGGGTCAAACATGGAAAAAATTAGCCAAATCGCCAAGCACTTTTTGGAAGAGAATATCAAAAAAGAGGCAGCACTCGAAGAGAAGGTGAGGCTATTGCTTGAAGCCAACCTTGAAGAGATCGAGTTTTTACGCGTGGATGAGCGGCAATTTTTCTGGATGGCCAAGAAGAAGCTTGCCGAAGAAGAGGGCTTCATTCTTGCCAAGGATGATCGCTATAGCCATCTCTCCCATCAAATATTAGACGAGCTGATCAAAGAAGAGGTGATTGACTTTGGCGTCTCTGACACGATCATCAAAAACGTTATCTTTAAAGCGATTGATGGTTATGTCAAAATCTATGAATCGATTGAGGATGTGGTGATCGAAAAGATCGAGAACTACAAGCGCAAGATCATCGCCGGCACCGAAGAGTACGACATGGTCTTTGAAAAGCTCTACGAAGAGGAGCTTAAAAAGCGAGGTTTCCTATGA
- a CDS encoding deoxyguanosinetriphosphate triphosphohydrolase, whose translation MHRALFSSLRQGTQSPYDELRPPFLIDYDRLIFSNPFRRLSKKTQVHPLAKNDHVHNRLTHSLEVASVGRTLGLGVGHHILRIDPKCPHSPYDVAAIIQSACLAHDIGNPPFGHAGEEIIKEWFTHHASPYMDELSMEERADFLAFDGNAQSFRIITQLENHPKEGGMRLTHSTQASMIKYPWEAIDPRSGGKKFSFFQSEKKIARELLEGFGLKEATELLRHPFSYLMEAADDICYALLDIKDAVELGMLKANQMEEIFLPLCGEKEYQKSLSSQGNSDYEKVSRLCAIAIGRLTQQALESFIAHELLTPKKGVKDLVSLFIDKSLREGLEKAKALGHEKIFNEPRKIELELGAYRTIGILLENLIHAAYSLHRGEESFKTKHALMLIGHHAPRREQSLYEKYRAVLDFITGMTDNYATHLAGQLGGMGR comes from the coding sequence ATGCACCGCGCCCTTTTCTCCTCCCTACGACAAGGCACCCAAAGCCCCTATGATGAGCTCAGGCCTCCCTTCCTCATTGATTACGATCGCCTCATCTTCTCCAATCCCTTTAGGCGGCTTTCCAAAAAGACGCAAGTCCACCCCCTCGCCAAAAATGACCATGTCCACAATCGCCTCACTCACTCCCTCGAAGTGGCAAGTGTCGGGCGCACGCTGGGGCTTGGCGTAGGTCATCACATTCTAAGAATCGACCCAAAATGCCCCCACTCCCCCTATGATGTCGCCGCCATCATCCAGAGCGCCTGCCTAGCGCATGATATTGGAAATCCTCCCTTTGGCCACGCAGGCGAAGAGATCATCAAAGAGTGGTTTACCCACCACGCCTCCCCCTACATGGATGAGCTCTCCATGGAGGAGAGGGCGGACTTCCTCGCGTTTGATGGGAACGCCCAAAGCTTCCGTATTATCACCCAGCTAGAAAACCACCCCAAAGAGGGTGGGATGCGCCTCACCCACTCCACCCAAGCCAGCATGATCAAATATCCATGGGAGGCGATTGATCCAAGATCAGGCGGAAAGAAATTTAGCTTTTTCCAAAGTGAAAAAAAGATCGCCAGGGAGCTCTTGGAGGGGTTTGGACTCAAGGAGGCGACAGAGCTATTGCGCCACCCTTTTTCCTATCTCATGGAGGCCGCAGATGATATCTGCTACGCTCTCCTTGATATCAAAGACGCCGTGGAGCTAGGGATGCTCAAGGCCAACCAGATGGAGGAGATATTTTTGCCACTCTGCGGGGAAAAGGAGTATCAAAAGTCGCTCTCATCCCAAGGGAATAGTGACTATGAAAAGGTCTCTAGGCTTTGTGCGATCGCTATTGGTCGCCTCACCCAGCAAGCTCTTGAGAGCTTCATCGCGCATGAGCTCCTCACTCCCAAAAAAGGGGTCAAAGACCTTGTCTCGCTCTTTATCGACAAGAGTCTCCGCGAGGGATTAGAAAAGGCCAAGGCGCTGGGGCATGAGAAGATATTCAACGAGCCTCGCAAAATCGAGCTAGAGCTTGGCGCCTACCGCACCATCGGAATCTTGCTAGAGAATCTTATCCATGCCGCCTACTCCCTCCATAGGGGCGAAGAGAGCTTCAAGACCAAGCACGCCCTCATGCTCATCGGGCACCACGCCCCAAGACGCGAGCAAAGCCTCTATGAGAAATATCGTGCGGTGCTTGATTTTATCACAGGGATGACGGACAACTATGCCACCCATCTAGCGGGACAACTAGGCGGAATGGGGAGGTGA
- a CDS encoding MotE family protein produces MKKSILWLGVLLASTLVSAERRELIDCNVIFEQRKSEILRGIEKIDEQQQALQALQSATQAMLDQKEAALRKREAEVQATLAQVEEKETRVKRLLKQNEELLKQIKAAKDDKIAETYAKMKDSKAAPIIENLSDKEAATILFSLESKDMGKILAKMNPARAAELTAILQKGPPFEGATSPAPTAPVAPTPPGAPAADAI; encoded by the coding sequence GTGAAAAAGAGCATCCTGTGGCTAGGGGTGCTTTTGGCATCCACTTTGGTCTCTGCGGAGAGGCGTGAGCTTATTGATTGTAATGTGATTTTTGAGCAGCGCAAGAGTGAAATTTTGCGCGGAATCGAAAAGATCGATGAGCAGCAGCAAGCCTTGCAAGCCCTTCAATCTGCCACGCAGGCAATGCTAGATCAAAAAGAGGCGGCTCTTAGAAAACGCGAGGCAGAGGTGCAAGCGACACTCGCGCAAGTCGAGGAAAAAGAGACGCGGGTGAAGCGGCTACTCAAGCAAAACGAGGAGCTTCTCAAGCAGATCAAAGCCGCCAAAGATGACAAGATCGCTGAGACCTACGCCAAGATGAAAGATTCTAAAGCCGCGCCCATCATCGAGAATCTCTCTGACAAAGAGGCGGCCACCATCCTCTTTAGCCTAGAATCAAAGGATATGGGCAAGATTCTCGCCAAGATGAATCCCGCGCGCGCCGCTGAACTCACGGCGATTCTCCAGAAAGGACCTCCTTTTGAGGGCGCCACTTCGCCTGCACCGACCGCTCCTGTGGCACCTACGCCTCCGGGAGCTCCTGCGGCGGATGCGATCTAG
- a CDS encoding flagellar export protein FliJ: MKTKFTQFLRIKKEALNEAERAILVVNREIEQMQEEIASILREIASIAIPSSGAYADFLKIQAIKKAHIDELEFKKLDLAHLREKRQRMQEQLKLLSLEHEKAKYLDKLEIQKMLALQKRQEELQMDEVSLLLYNTRNGSSQFKEEA, from the coding sequence GTGAAGACCAAATTCACCCAGTTTCTGCGCATCAAAAAAGAGGCGCTTAATGAAGCGGAACGGGCGATTTTGGTCGTGAATCGCGAGATTGAGCAGATGCAAGAGGAGATCGCCTCTATCTTGCGAGAGATTGCTTCCATCGCGATTCCTTCTTCAGGCGCTTACGCCGACTTTTTGAAAATCCAAGCGATTAAAAAAGCTCACATCGATGAGCTTGAATTTAAAAAGCTCGATCTTGCACACCTGCGCGAAAAGCGCCAAAGGATGCAAGAGCAACTCAAGCTCTTGAGTCTTGAGCATGAAAAGGCTAAATATCTCGATAAATTGGAGATTCAGAAGATGCTAGCTCTCCAAAAGCGCCAAGAAGAGTTGCAGATGGACGAGGTCTCGTTGTTGCTCTATAACACGCGAAATGGCTCATCCCAGTTCAAGGAGGAGGCGTGA